The following nucleotide sequence is from Tissierellales bacterium.
TGATACTAAATACTGTCAAAAATAAAGATGATAAACCTGCAAGTGAAGTGTGCACCAAATCTAGCGTATCAACTACGCTTTTAGATATGGTAGTCCAGGGACTTAATCCAATTAAGAAGCAGTGTTATTTTATAGTCAGAGGTAATCAGTTGACTCTTATGAGAAGTTATTTTGGAACTATAGCTGTTACTAAAAGATTGTCAGCGGTAGATGATATATTTGCACAAGTTATATATGAAGGTGACGAATTTGAATTTGAACTTAATAGAGGGAAAAAGAGAGTAGTAAAACATAAGCAAAAACTTGAAAATATAGATACTACAAAGATAATTGGAGCATATGCAATTATTATCCGTGGTGATGAAGAACATACTGAAATAATGAATAAGAATCAAATAGATACGTCCTGGAAACAAAGTTCTTCAAAAGGTATGGACGTACACAAGAAGTTCCCAGAAGAAATGGCAAAAAGAACTGTAATAAATAGATTGTGTAAATGGTTCGTAAATGTCTCAGATGATTCAGATGTGCTTATAGAAGCCTATAATAGATCTCTTGGTAACGAATATGAAGATCAACAAGCAGATAGTCCTAGAGTGCCAAATAATGCAAACTCAAAGAAAATAGACTTTGATGAAGAACGTGTAGTAGATGTTCCAG
It contains:
- a CDS encoding recombinase RecT translates to MSEKETNLMTISDVADQVLSKVEELQASGQLNFPPNYSPGNALKSAQLMILNTVKNKDDKPASEVCTKSSVSTTLLDMVVQGLNPIKKQCYFIVRGNQLTLMRSYFGTIAVTKRLSAVDDIFAQVIYEGDEFEFELNRGKKRVVKHKQKLENIDTTKIIGAYAIIIRGDEEHTEIMNKNQIDTSWKQSSSKGMDVHKKFPEEMAKRTVINRLCKWFVNVSDDSDVLIEAYNRSLGNEYEDQQADSPRVPNNANSKKIDFDEERVVDVPENELKEVKDESKNEKTEEVKEKVQKPVQETINQNSTTQGPGF